The region ACTTTggacaaacattttgttttgagcCCTTGAAGAATGAAGAATATATTGCCTTTATCTTGTGTTCCTGAGAAGTGGATGAGtcagtgcagacagaagggggAAATGAATGCTCCTTATTCAtgtttgtgcacacaaacttcaggccacccctgcacaagtcagagccccagttgccccccccccccccccccaaaaaaaaggtctggacacgcccctgctctGCTGCATGTCTAAACAAGGATGACTGAGTGCTGCGATGTGGTTAGAGTGACAATAACACAGTTGATTCTGTTTGATTCTTATCTGTTATTTATGTATTAAAAGATGACAAAGATTAGATGTTATGTATGGAAGAACAAACGGGACATTATCTGCAGTTTTGTGCTCGAGGTTGATCTCTAATCTAAACACAGAAGCAGATGCAGAAAGGATCAGTTGAATCGATCAATCTTTATGGATCAGTTTCACTTTAATGTCCCCGTGCAGTAAATAATTCACAGTTTGGAGTCTACAGAGAGCTCCGTCAGTAAGTTGCACAGATTGACGTTTTGGTTGCTGTTATGAATGTGAAGAATTATTCATGAGTTCAAGTATTTGACATTCCTAAGAGGAACAGAGTACGccataaatattcatgtttcCAATGCAAGCACTCCTGAACATTGACAGTGAGGCCAAAGTGAAGTTGCAAGTTGACATAACACCCGCATCGATGCATGAGATATATGACTTTAtatttgtttagtttagtttattcgtttatttgaatcagggacagagtACATAAAAACATCTCAGAAGAGGAAAGATGCTTTATACCGGATTTAGCTAAcaagctaatttccatctgttgtcccggGCAGAAATTGGCAACAGTGGtggtaaaggtcacatatgatgtcAAATCtcaaatcctcttcaccatgttcctctaacactaatatgtgtctcttgtctgtctacaaaccccccaatgatgagaaaagtccatccttttccctgctccacttttcagaaaatgtgtgctcaaacaggccgtttggagattttcccttcatgacatcacaaagggcagtagcccctcccccaggtgggtgacactcccacagctaggtggttgttctgccctctgagtctgctttctcaccgtaaacaatgaGAGCAATCTTCACTCTGGAAGGACTTTTCCTAAAGGTgagttttcagtgacctaaaacggCTTTTGTATACGAAAGGTCAAAACGCACAGAGGAAGATACTTTTTCTaaaatacccgcctacgtgtggacgGCGCCTGAATCTCCCGGGCCGCTCACCGTCAGCCTTTTGTTTGGTCTGTTTGTTGACATGAATCCTCAAAGTCTGCATCCAggtctttctttttgtcaaaaCTCTGAATGTGACACGATTCACTCAAATTGAACTGAATTACAAAACTTTGCATCGAGTGAATTCTAGCTGTTGGATCTAACGCCGAGAGTTTACAAAGCTGTCGAGTCTCCCTGGACTTGATCATGTTTAATATTGCGGGTTTTTCACAGCTTCCCTGAGGCGTGTTGGTCTTGTTAAAATTGTTTGAGAATTGTTTCGTCTACATTCTCCTGATCTGAACTACATGACGTGCTGCTATCTGACATGCGATAAAGCCGAGACGCTTTGGATGGCCGGCAGCTCTCTGCGTGGTGTTGAATCAGAGCCTTATCAAACCACAGAGTGTAAAAAGCCGAGCTCTGGTCTCCAGTAACACAGCCTGGCAGGCAACTTTCCATTGATTGAGAGCGCAGAGTGCCTTTGAATGCTATGAAAGAGCTTTTAGTGTGCTCATGGGAGGTGCCCTGCCCTGATagattgtgtttatgtgtgagtgtaGTCGCCTCCAGCACTCACAACACATGTTCCTCTTTCATCAACTCCACTTCTAGCTACTCTCTGTGTGGACGTCTTTCTTTGAAACACTTGCTGTATGGCTGTATGTGAGGCTGTGGACAGGACAAAAAGAACACCTCATGTTGACTTCTCTGAACGGAGGATTGATTGGAGATCACAACATCCACACGTTTTATTCACATTTCACCTCCCGACAACCAATATCCTCTCTTTACCGCGCACTGCCTGATTactgatttatttagttttattccAGGATTTTGATTTGCTCAAAAAGGAAttggaaagaaaatgaaagaatggtttgatataaataaatgatcactgaatcttgaaaaaacaaacttcatggTGCCTGGTCGGACTGGGAATGCCAAATAAAGACCGACTTAGCTTATGGCAAGCTGTTGGTGCAATCGGCCCCTGGACACTGGCTAACTTGCAGAACTATATTTATCagggggcgccagtagcctagcggttagtgtgTGGGCCCACAGACTGGAATATGAATGcctgaagcctgagtgacgttgcccgtctgttcctgcagggggcgctggagtcccatcatgctggaaatgctgtctcagcctaactttcagtcaacctaacgacaggctgagagctggagctgaggcgggttttaagcctcctgacaaaccgctacaccgcgcccgcctgtcaatcaggtcagctacacgccttactATGGAGaacacgtatcgttttcaaaattaAAACGGAAAAAATTCGACCCCGTACAGTGTGttccagtgatgacaataactaatcagacctattttgttttttgaacagaggcctgtagtcctccaagtgggcgccCCGGGTTTAAATCCggcctgttgctcctttccctcatgtcattccccactctctctctctctctccccaatttctcaCTAcacactgtcctatctctaaatctATCTCACGCCCCTGTAAGTAAGTCagttcacatttgtttttttttagatatttgaaCCAGTTGAGGGAGATGGCAgtatatctgtgtgtctgaaggTCTTTGTCTGCTAAAACTAAACATTTTCCTGGTTGCGGTTGTCAGAtctttacttctgatggattttGTTGTTTCCTTGGGAGTAATATTTTAAATAGAATAACCTAGACCGGCTCTTTAAACAAGATATCTTGGGATAGCGTTTATGATGGTTTTGCGCTTGTAAATAAATACCAAACGCCTGATATTTCAGTCTGGATCAAGCAgctgaccaacacacacaccgacattGCCAAACCTTAAGCTTATGTAGCTAAAAATATTCTCTGTGTACCTTCCCATCCTCCCACTACCTGCTATCCACAGTCCAGATTAGGCCAGGAGCCCGGTATGATAATGCTGATCCATTTACCAGGAACAATTGAGGCTTTGGAAGTGTCTCATCACCTTGGAAACGCTCCATCACCAATATGCACGGCTCCTTATCCGTCTTAGCCAGTGCTGCTCATTGAGCTGCCATGGGTTAACAGTAAGACGTGGACTGAGCGTACAAAAATGAAACGGACATCATATACATCAGACAAAATCAATGCCAACACAGGAACGCATGTAGAAGAGTGCTCACGCATGGTCCTTCAACATGCATTAACCCACATGAGCATTTGCTGCTTCCGAGTAAATTATTGATCCAGAAGCACAATGAGGCAGCTCAGGCATAATGTGGTTTCAGCGCCGACTCTTCAGACTATAGCAAGAACTCataacacacactttcacacccacacacaggcATCCAACATCTACTTTCTACTGTAGTTTAAAGGAGTGAAAAACACTCTGTTCTTGCTGCAACTACGGCTGAGGAATATGGGTCATGCTGCCAGGAAGGGAACAGCACAAATCTTTCACTTGATTTGGCCAACACGCTGTTTTTTCGCACAGAGCTAATCACCATGGTGAGGCCTTGCTCCTAAAACTCTGTTGCATAACTGatttcaaacacactcactcacacaacacaaccccgcgcgcgcgcgcacacacacacacacacgcacgcacgcacgcacacacacacacacacacacacacacacacacacacacacacacacacacacacacacacaccacccacaTACCATGACTTATTGCAGAATTTCAGGAcagatcttttgtttttttacattaagcacggctgccctctagtggtatGGTACCATTACTACAATGACATAGTcaagtacatatatatatatatatatatatatatatatatatatgaatacgtcctttttttttttagaaaagcagAACATTGACCaaataaaaagcagacaaaggaaaagaagacatgaataaaaaaggcaaaacaatgGACACCCACCTTTCCCACAGAGGGAATGGGGCAAACAAATATTTAGAaataaccaaagaagaagacacaggaAGAAGGGGGCTCCAACTACAAAATAAGATACCTGAAAAAGTTCTCTCAGACAAACGTAAAACAAAGTCAGTTATCAGGTAATTTGGTGTAATTATAacaaatgaagtgaaataaTCAGGTGCATTTTTGACCCTGTTACATTTACAGATATTGCTGGATTCCAGTAAATTATGGAAATTGCGatatttgtaaataatatatgtGGGCAGATCAAAGCACCGGTTACCGATTAACTTGAttggttgatgatgatgacttgCTTGCAAACCGACCTAACATTTGCTGCGTGATGGAAGTTTCCGGTCGCCTCAAATCATCAGGTTAACGAACATCACTTTGTGGTCTaataattaatataaaatattttctctttattgtaaAGGCGGTGAAAATGTCCTCCCATCAGCAGCAGGTAATCATTGTTtgaatattatttaaatattaattattataaAGGGTCAGTGGCGTTTTAACCGTTGACGTTGGTGACGTCGTTTACTTGGTCGTGTTTTTCCCAGACGCTGTGGTCCACTCCCTGGTCCTGCTGGCACCTTCCTCTGCCCTTTGAGCTGACCCTTCTCCGGCCACAGTTCTCGGCTAATGACCACGCAGGGTCGGCGTTTCCTTCCCGGCTGAGTCCATATTATTTCAAAACGGTGATAGAGAGTGCGAGTAAGTTACGCCGCCTAAAACACTGCTGATGAAAACAATGTCTGTAAAAAGTTATGTGCGTCGTAAAGTACGTCGTATTAATATTGTTAGGGCTGTTagcattaaagaggacatattataccccttttcaaACAATGTAGTGCACAATATGGCAATATGTCTCAGCTACTACAGGAGGGTTGGTTAGGCTGACTAcataaaccaaagaaaaactGTAACATAGGTCCTTAATAAATCCAATGATTGTGTCTTTATCAACAGAAGAGAACAAGAGATTCTTTCTGGAGAGGTACACAGcttcatcctcacacacacatctctctcttGTTTAAAATGACCTTCAATATGAATAACAACAAGCTTTTGTCCCGTGTGCTCCAGGTCTATATTTGATTTGGTGGACGCTCATCGATACCTCTCTCTGACTGACCAGAAGCTGCTGGGCTGGTATCTGGGTCTGTCTCAGGAGGACAGGAAGCTCATACAAGGTTTGTTTCAGTACGGACACCCGGGTCACAACATCTGCTGCGAACATGTTTGAGTATCTCAGCCCGACCAAACCTGTTTAGACCGTCGTCAGTGTTTGATTAATTGTTAAGGTGGTGTTGTAAGCCTCTGTACCTGGGGCGCACGCACTGACCAGTAGGCTCCCACCGCCCCTGATGACTCTTCTCATTCGTGTTGTCTGTTCAATAGAAtcgttttcctttctttctggtAGATGAAGGTGGCTTTAACCAGTTCCTGCAGAGACATCCTGCTCTACAACTGTCCAGCCATCATGTTTATGTGAAGTGTAAGTCTGTACAGCTTCATTAATCTTCTAATAGAGGAGACCGATcacacactgactgtttttAATTACCCACACTGCAGATGACATCAGACCTGTGAAGTCAACCAAAAGGCACACGTAAGTCTCACGTGAGGCGCAGTGAATGAATAACACAGCGTTTAGTTTTCTTGTtacaatcttttatttttcttttgaatcCAGAGAATCAGGAAGGAAGTGCGCATGTGGTAATGAGCAGATCTCACACTTTGACttttaacatttgatttaaaccATAACTTTATCCTGAGCTAAACGTGTCcgtctgtctgctgctcttcaaGAAGTGACACAACAAGAGTGCAAAATGCTCCCCAGCAGTGTCAAAGACACCTTtagtctgttcaactgcagcagcaacagagaTGGATCCCAAAAACCTTCCCATGAGCAGCTGGCTCATCTTCAAGGTGGCTTCCAGACGGCCTTCGACAGCCCCCTCACTCAGGAACTGAAGCATCAGAAGGCCCACGCAGTCACTGTGAGTAGTTTCTGTATTACACACGTCTAGCCTCAGGTAAGTCATCGAGCTTTATTCTTATTGGGCGGACGATGGATTTGTTTTGAAGGTTCCACCTCTGTACCAGCTGAGTGAAGAGAACACATGTCCGATGGCTAACAGTAGCAGTATAGCTGTGCGCAAAGACCCAGCAGCCCTGGCCAGCTTCTCAGTGGACGTGGAGCTGGAACGATGCAAACAGGTGGGGAAGGAGGAGCTCAGGAGCCACACTGCGGAGACACAAGACCAGACTACAAGCTTCTCATACGCTAAAGTTGAGACGTTACAGTGAGTAATCATCGTGTGCCTGATCGTACTGTATATCTGGCAGTTTGAACTCTAAAGCTATGGAGGGTGATTTAGTCTTCCCTCCATGGCCGCCACAGGCCTTTTTATTAAGCCATCCAATCATTTTCAGACTTGTTTGGATCTCGTCTGTTGAATAGCTcgaggagggaagagagaagttgggtttttctttttttttgcgatAAATTCTGACTGATCCTGCACCAGCGGTGAGGCAGAACGTGTTCATGTCTTCGTTGAATGTTTTTTGGACATCAGTGGTTTGCAAAGTGAAGAAGAACTTGTGTCTGGTTCAAACTAGAGGTGCACTGAATGACTGGCTGCTGATTTTCATCCTTTCTGGGTGTGTGCAGATACCAGATTAACACAGATGTTGCATGCCATGTGCACAGCCATACAGACACTAACagcacagtctcacacacacacacacacacacacacacacacacacacactatcatgTTAGCAGTGTTGATGCCCATCCCCAGAGGTGGAAATCATGGACCTACTGGAGGATAAACTAAGGCTGCTTCCCGGTGAATGCATGTCATATCAATCTAAGCACAGCGTTTCATGTTACAGGTCTGAGTGGCCGACGATTGATGACCAGTCTTCTAGATACTTCAGCTATGACCCTATCCAGTTGGATACAGCAGAGTCCAGTGACTCAAGCTGTGAGGATTCCGGTGAAAGCTTCCACAGCATCATGGAGGACGATCACAGCATACTCGCCTGTCTGCCCCTTGAAGAGGTGACGGCAGGAGCAGGCGTGGGTGATTCCTCGACGTCTGACCCGTCTGCCGGGAAGACGATCACTGCAGAGAAGTCCACCTCCCCTCTGCCGCGCCTCGCTACCTGTGACGTCATGGTGGGGACTGAGCAGGCAGCATGCACGCCAGCTTTCACCCAAACTGAGGAGCCACGGACCTCTGACAAACACATCATCACTGAGGTCCACATGGCAGATCTGGACTATCTAGCTGAGgtaacactgaaaacaaagagacatcTTTTGTAGAAGCTTCAGCAAAATATGACATCAGCTTTCCATTTTTAACCTCTCAGGTATTTATCAAACTCAAGACAGCcgaagagaaaaggagagagcagaaagaggaagagaaaatgaaaaggtaAAGTTCCACACAGTCCTCCTTTTAGACGTTCTGCTGTTGAACTTTCACCTGTAATTATTTTATCAATCTGTTTTGGGCAGTTCTGGTTGTTTAACGAGGAAGGAATGCGAGTGTGTGGAGCGTGCTCAGCAGGCCGAGCTGTGCCTCCTGGCTCTGCAGTACAGCATGTGTAGACAGCACACCTGGAGACTGTACTGCACGTCTGCTGACAGGGACCAGCTCGCCACACTGTAAGGAGACGCCATTGAGCCGAGTGTACCTGTGTTCACCTTCACTGTTCCACTTAGACACTTCATTAGTACTTTAATAACCCCCCTCTGTGCAGGGCAGGTAGTCCACCTGCAGACATCGTGAATGTTCTGCAAAAACTGGAATCTGACTTCAACCAGATGAGGGATCAGATCGTAGCAGGGGTTCCTCTGGCTCAACTAAAGCCTCTGTCAGTGGACTGTGAGAAATTAACCACAGGAGCAAGTTACATCCCTGCACAGGTACGACTCGCACTACTAACCCTATAATGTCTGAAAACCTCAAACTGTACAATAAGTGTTAATCCGTCATTTCCCCGTTTAGACGTTGGGTGATCTGCTGGGAAATGTTCCTTTCAGGTAGGTCATCTTATTTATAATCGTGTCGTTCACGCTCAGCCCTGGTGGTAAACTGGACCGACACAGGGAAGTTTTCTGATCCACAGCAGCTCCCAGAAGACACAAAAACCAGAACCATCCGGGGAAGAGAAAAGAAGTCCTGAGAGTCAAAGCAGACCCGGCGGTCAGGTATGCTCCAGAGCGAGACAATAGAGCTGCAGTGATAAACATCAAGTAGAGCCATTTTCAACAGTTTTAATAATCGATACATTAATGAGTAGGGCTGGGAAGTTAATGGAGTAATCATTGAAGTTACAATTGTGTCCTCTcacgatcatgaaaacaagatgaaaCAATGAAAGTTGCATGTCGTGTTGCGTTCGTTTTGTCAACAGGTTCAGTCATCGATGAGTATTCGTGTTTAATAATCGGGATCTCgatatcaatcaaaataatcgtGAAAATTATTCTCGAGCAGCCCTATTATTtagtcttatttttatttattttatacgatatattttttgggctttttatgctttagTTAGAGACAGgatggtggatagagtcagaaatcagggagcgagagagagagtggggaatgatataagggaaaggagccacaggttggacttgaacccagggcTGCATACTTCAAtgcctgcagcctctgtacatgaccgcgcaaactaaccactaggccactcgCGCCCCATTTAGTCGGAAGTGTCAAACATCAGCTGATTCCAGCTTTGCAACTTTTCTTGTCATATGatattaaatacatatttgacTGGAAGTTGGACACTTTTATTGGGGctaattcatgtttttcagtGACGTCACTAGCGCGGAGAGCTGGAGGTAGCTAGTTAGCGTTAGCTAGCGATAGTATCAGCTGTCAATCTTagtgttctggggcagtaaTTTGAGTTAATGGCAGGAATATTTAGATTTAGTCAACACTATAAttgatgtcaggatgaggagaagtccGATGTTTCCCGTCACAGGGAGAGTCTAACTGCTATAATCCACAAAAGTCctcctttctgttttgtttttttctcggATTAAATTCTGTAGAAGCAAAACTCGGGCTCGTCTCCTCGTTGGTTAGTGTATCATATTAAACAACACCTGTATTGAATTTGAAAAAtcaaagagataaaaacagTTAGGGGGACACTATGACCAGTAACCAGTACAGTGGTAGAGAGCCTTTCTTGCCCTCCAGGTGGGCAGTTCCATAAGAGTGTGACATCACGCAAAAATAGAATTTTGAAGTTTCATGTAATCCTCGTCAGTGTCCACAGCCCTTGTATTTGACTCTTTTCTTTCAGACGGAGGAAAAAGAGATGAAGACCGAACGACGTAAAGCCAAAACAGCTGTGACTCTGCTCCTCCAGGAGAGAAACAGCATCCACAATGAACTCAAGCCAGACGAgaagcagacaggtgagcagaaaacagaaacccCTCTTCATATTATTACATCATTAACTTGTTAGAGTCCGAACAATAGAAGAGCTCTTTTTGTGAATAAGTTTCCTGCAAAGAGCTCAACAGCAGCGAGGCGTGGTACGACGCTGAAGAAGATCTgtgtgctgcagcagctgatggGATGGCAGAGGACCCGGCAGAGGACCCGGCAGAGGACCCGACAGAGGACCCGGCAGAGGACCCGGCAGGGGGCCCGACAGGGGTCACAATAAACatcagtaagtaagtaagtggTGAGTAAGggtctcaaaatgtttttaataccAGGTGAACcagacgatacaatctgttattttaatgataaatACTGAAAAGACCAGAAGCtaaaacttcagatcttcagttgTGTTTGTAACGGATGGTCGTGTCTGTATGATAGATATATTTCACAACGTCAGCATTATTACACTTTTGATGTTTAGACATAGTGCAGGATAGAGGCTGACATTTTTTGGGGATGTCTCGGGATTCCCGGGGTATTCCCAAGGGTAGGGAGGGTATTTCACTACTAATCAAGGGATGGGACGAGAATCAAGATCACAATAGAACAGttttatctgcacacacaaagaaatgaataaaggctgttatttctatcagatctgGGGTCTGTTTACTGGTTAAATGACGACACAATCATGTGCAGCTGCCACGTTACTCAAACAACAATTCTGAGAAAGCACGTAGAAGTGATGAGGGAAAGGCATATCTGCAGCACAAAGCTAAAAACAACGAGCCGGCTGTTCAACTGACAGAGCtcttataaaaaaataaaaataaaaagcggGAACAGGATGAGACCAGAGTCCACTGGGAtgagatattttatttatttttttggattgGGATGGTAGTTAAAAACCAGAATAAACAGGAGTGCGGATGGCCCAGCGGTTATGTGgtgcgtcccatgtacagaggctgtatttctcgttgcagcggctgtgggtttaaatccgacctcagccctttgctgcacgtcatcccccgctctctctcctccatgtttcctttctctctcttgtgcTGTCAGGTCTCATTAAGGAAAAAAGGCCCAAGCATATATTTTAACAAACAAGAACAGAATGAACCCAACATTGGGTGCATAGGACTTCTGTTTTAGTTACCATGGTGTCCAAACAGATATCAATATTATTTGTTTATACTAGAATCAAAATTCTGGTGTCAGGACAACCCTAGAAGAGTTCAAGGAAAGTAGCTTGAGCAC is a window of Labrus mixtus chromosome 13, fLabMix1.1, whole genome shotgun sequence DNA encoding:
- the rbm44 gene encoding RNA-binding protein 44, with product MSSHQQQTLWSTPWSCWHLPLPFELTLLRPQFSANDHAGSAFPSRLSPYYFKTVIESAKENKRFFLERSIFDLVDAHRYLSLTDQKLLGWYLGLSQEDRKLIQDEGGFNQFLQRHPALQLSSHHVYVKCKSVQIRPVKSTKRHTESGRKCACAKRVRLSAALQEVTQQECKMLPSSVKDTFSLFNCSSNRDGSQKPSHEQLAHLQGGFQTAFDSPLTQELKHQKAHAVTVPPLYQLSEENTCPMANSSSIAVRKDPAALASFSVDVELERCKQVGKEELRSHTAETQDQTTSFSYAKVETLQSEWPTIDDQSSRYFSYDPIQLDTAESSDSSCEDSGESFHSIMEDDHSILACLPLEEVTAGAGVGDSSTSDPSAGKTITAEKSTSPLPRLATCDVMVGTEQAACTPAFTQTEEPRTSDKHIITEVHMADLDYLAEVFIKLKTAEEKRREQKEEEKMKSSGCLTRKECECVERAQQAELCLLALQYSMCRQHTWRLYCTSADRDQLATLAGSPPADIVNVLQKLESDFNQMRDQIVAGVPLAQLKPLSVDCEKLTTGASYIPAQTLGDLLGNVPFSSSQKTQKPEPSGEEKRSPESQSRPGGQTEEKEMKTERRKAKTAVTLLLQERNSIHNELKPDEKQTVSCKELNSSEAWYDAEEDLCAAAADGMAEDPAEDPAEDPTEDPAEDPAGGPTGVTINIKLSSEEGKKSVLFVSNLPSNVTEHDVMMQFEKYHASEVSVSALRNGVSVAIVMISGAQCAEAAVRELNGRSMQGHTLHVEHINRTPEGQSQASPSIGGPESPRTSNTQSNKTESQQTAQPLLSSPTKTRKVVCISPIAKGTCVPQHYCTMGSFDTLMAELTQRHPDVGRQRIVDALLELKAKHQGVLSGLPLRTIRDMTSQLLTRPASPEQF